From Polyangiaceae bacterium, a single genomic window includes:
- a CDS encoding TIGR02266 family protein, translating into MRESGDSQPDADEAASNRRSADRIDVTWSVDCTTDDTFLYAAITNISALGIFVRTNQPLEVGTALTLRFAPPDADEPFVLNGVVQWINPVRPLAMSPNPGMGIQFVNLTAEQRERLVDVVHTIAYVRESLN; encoded by the coding sequence GTGAGGGAATCCGGCGATTCGCAGCCTGATGCCGACGAGGCAGCTTCGAACCGTCGCAGCGCGGATCGCATCGACGTGACGTGGTCTGTCGACTGCACGACGGACGATACCTTCCTCTACGCGGCGATCACGAACATCTCCGCGTTGGGTATCTTCGTACGAACCAATCAACCCCTCGAGGTCGGTACGGCGCTCACACTGCGCTTCGCACCTCCTGACGCGGACGAGCCCTTCGTACTCAATGGCGTGGTGCAATGGATCAACCCTGTGCGTCCGTTGGCGATGAGCCCCAACCCCGGCATGGGGATCCAGTTCGTGAATCTCACCGCGGAACAGCGTGAGCGACTCGTCGACGTGGTCCACACCATCGCCTACGTGCGCGAGTCGCTGAACTAG